Genomic DNA from uncultured Acetobacterium sp.:
TTAATTCCAGTGTTGCATGAGGTGCAGGAATCCTATGGCTATTTACCAGATGAGATTCAGGAAAAAATTGCCAAAGAAATGAATATCTCAAAGTCGGAAGTTTTTGGGGTGATTTCTTTTTATTCTCATTTTGCGACCAAACCTGCTGGTAAGTATAAAATTTCAGTCTGTATGGGAACTGCATGTTATGTAAAGGGGGCTGGAGCAGTTCTGGACAAGCTAAAAGAAAAGCTGAGGGTGAAAGTGGGACAAACTACTGAAGATGGTGAGTTTACCCTTGAAGAGTGCCGCTGCTTAGGGTGCTGTGGATTGGCGCCGGTCTTAACAGTTAATGGAAAAGTCTATGGACGATTAACGATTGATGATGTTGATACCATACTGGAAAGCTATAAAAAAGATGGAGGGATTGCATAATGAAAACTATTGCAGAATTGGAAGCGATCAGAAAAAAAACCCTAGATGAAATCAGCATGCGGACCGACGATGAATCGATTCGAGTTGTGATTGGAATGGCAACCTGCGGGATTGCTGCCGGAGCAAGAGCTGTGATGACAGCATTTCTTGATGAACTCAAAAAAAGAAATATCCGCAATGTCCATGTTTCAGCAACGGGTTGCATTGGGGTCTGCCGGTTGGAACCGATTGTTGATGTCATT
This window encodes:
- the nuoE gene encoding NADH-quinone oxidoreductase subunit NuoE; the protein is MNTNVNDQMKNEDKNKLVKEIVARHMHSKGALIPVLHEVQESYGYLPDEIQEKIAKEMNISKSEVFGVISFYSHFATKPAGKYKISVCMGTACYVKGAGAVLDKLKEKLRVKVGQTTEDGEFTLEECRCLGCCGLAPVLTVNGKVYGRLTIDDVDTILESYKKDGGIA
- a CDS encoding (2Fe-2S) ferredoxin domain-containing protein, with product MKTIAELEAIRKKTLDEISMRTDDESIRVVIGMATCGIAAGARAVMTAFLDELKKRNIRNVHVSATGCIGVCRLEPIVDVIDKDGSKTTYVHMTPEKAAKVVVEHIANGKICVEYTLQENQ